The Tautonia plasticadhaerens nucleotide sequence GGATCGGACGGGGTGTCCGGCGGGTCCGGTCGAGCCGGAGCAAGGCCCGGGGGCTCGTGTCAAGGGGGCGTACCCGACGATGAAGACCGTCTTTACGACCGGTGAGGCCGCCAAGATCTGCAAGGTGAGTCAGCAGACGATCATCCGCTGCTTCGACTCCGGTCAGCTCAAGGGCTTCCGCGTCCCGGGCTCCCGATTCCGCCGCATCCCTCGCGATGCCCTCTATCGCTTCATGCGGGAGAACAACATCCCCACCGACGCGCTGGAGAGCGGCCGACGCAAGATCCTCGTCGTCGACGACGAGCCGGAGGTCGTCCAGATCATCAAGGACGCCCTGCTCGCCGACGGCCGGTTCGAGGTGAAGGACGTCGACAACGGCTTCGGCGCCGGCATGATGGCCAAGGAGTACCACCCCGACTTGATGGTCCTGGACATCATGCTGCCGGACATCAACGGCAAGGCCGTCTGCGAGTTGGTCCGCCGCGACCCGTCGATGTCGGATATCAAGATCTTCTGCATCTCGGGGATGATCGAGGAGGACAAGATCGACGACCTGAAGGAATCCGGCGCCGACGACTTCATGTCCAAGCCGCTGGACGTCGACGAGCTGATCCGCCGGATCTGCAAGCACCTCGACCTGGAGATGCCGGCCACGCCCTGACCCGGTCGGGTCCTACCCCACTTTTCAGGCCCGTCCGGCCCGGCCTCGGCTTGACCGGACGGGCCGATTGTCCTAATGTCTCCCCGCCGCCGCGCCCCGCGGCGACGGGTCGCCGGGCCGAGCCGAGGCCCGGCCCATCGGGAAGGAGCCCGATCGGGTGCGAGGGCCTCGACCGACCACCGGAACCGGCGCCGACGGCCCGATCCGGGACCGACTCGACCGCCTCGGCGGGCTACCGCTTCGGCCGTCGACCGTCCGTTCCCTGCTCCGGGACGGGCCCGGGGCCGCCGCCGGGCTGGATCTCCTCGACCCCGGCTGGGCGGTCCTCGTGTCCGCCCGAGGCCCTGACCTCGCGCCGGAGTTGCTCGCCGAACTCCCCTTCTGGTCTCCCTGCGACGTCGGCGCCGCCGAGGCCCGGGATCGGCTCTGGCGATTCTCGGTGGCGACGGCCCTGGCCGCCCGACGACTGGCCGAACTGGAGGGCGACCCGGATCCCGACGCCTCCGGCCGTTCGGGTCTGCTCCACCCGATCGCCCTGTGGGCCCTGGCCGCCGTCGCCCCCAACGGGCTCTCGGCGTGGCTGGAGGCCGACGACCAGGCCCGCCGACGCCTGGAGTCGTCATGGTTCGGCCGGGATCCGGCAGACTTCGGGCACTCGATGGCCCGGCGATGGGGGTGCGATCCCGACGTCCTCGACGCGACCCTGTTCGCCGGCCGATCCAACCCGGTCCCACCCGGACTGGTGACTGATCCGGCGGGGCTCGACCGACTCAGGGCCGCTCGGCGACAGGCCATGCGGACGCCCTGGGCCCTGCCCGGACCTCGTCCCGAGATAGGGCTCGACGAAGTCGATCGTCGGGGGCTGCTGGCGAAGGTCCAGTCGCTCAGCGCCGGAGGTCTGACCGGCGGCGGATCCCCGGCGGACGAGGCCGAACTGCTCCGCGACGCGTCCCGGCTGTTCGCCCGAAACCGGCAGTTTGAACGCGAGTTGGGGGAACTCGACCGCCGGCTCTCGGCGGCGATCGGGGCCCTCGACCGGCCCCCGACCGACCCGCCATTCCAGGACCCGGGGGCCGTCCTCGATGCGATGGCCGAGTTCGCCGCCGGGGCGGCCCACGAGCTGAACAACCCGCTGGCGATCGTCGCCGGTCGGGCCCAGTTGCTCCAGGCCCGGCTGGAGGACCCTGAACATCGGCTCGCCCTCCAGACGATCATCGGCCAGGCCCGTCGAGCCCACCAGATCCTCCGGGACCTGATTTACATCGCCCGGCCGCCCTCCCCTCGCCGGATGCCGTGCGTGCCGGATCGCGTCTTACGAGACGCCGTCGAAGACCTCCAGGACGAGGCCCGTTCCAGGGAGATCCAGCTTTCCTCCCGACTCTCCCGTTCCTCGACCGCCGTCTCGACGGACCCCGAGGCCCTCCGCCACCTGGCCGACGCCCTGCTCCGCAACGCCCTGGAGGCGACCGATCCGGGCGGGGAGGTTGTCCTGGAATCGATCGATGATCCCCGGTCGATCGTCTGGGAAGTCCGGGATAATGGCATCGGTCTGGACGAAGACCGCGCCGCCCACCTGCTGGACCCTTTCTACTGCGGCAGGCAGGCCGGGCGGGGGCTCGGCCTCGGCCTGCCCCGTGTCGCCCGGTTCGTGAGTGCGGTCGGCGGCCGGATCCGCTGGGAGTCGGCGGACGGGCCCGGGACGGTCGTCCGGGTCGAGCTGCCGATCGGAGTCGTGGACGAACCCGCCACGATCGATCTGAATCGACCCGGCGTCAGGGACGCGAGCTGAACGGGCGACGGGTCGGCCGATCAGGCGATGGCGGTGTTCCAGACCATCTGATCGGCGATCTCGTGGCAGTCGATGCAGAGATAGGTCACGTTCAGCGGCTCGTCGTAGCTCCAGTGGTGCCGTTGGAGCCGCTGACGGCGGTGACACCAGGTACAGACCTTCGGGCGACAGATCAACCCCAACTGCTCGGCCAGCGCGGCGGCGTATCGGGCCGATCGCGTCCGGATCCGGCGAGGCTTGCCGGGATGATTGCAAATGTCGAGGTGACGACGGAGCCGGAGGAACTTGGCGCGATGCCTGTTCGGGCCTCGTTTCATCGTCGCTTTCCCGCGAAGGAACCAGGGGGCCAGCCAGGACGGCGACTGCGGTTCCCACTCCTTCGGCGGCGCTCCGCCCGGAGATTCTCCTCAACCGACTCTCCGATCGTGTTGTCATCGGAATCATACCGCAAGACCGGGGCCGGGGCCAATCAGACCGATCGAATCGCCTGAGTGATCCGGACCTGGACGCTCGGAGGCGGCCCGATGTCGATCGTTTGCTGATGTTTGTCCCTGAACGGCCGCCGGTGCCCGAGCCGGGGTCGCCTCAGGCTCTGCTCCGGGCTTCCCCGCCGGACCAGGCAGTCATGAGACGACTCCGGACAGGTCCGTTGACGGCTCAGGTCCGTTGCGGTTCCCCGGTCCCGACGAACCGCTCACGGGCGATCAGGGCGGCGCCGAGCAGGCCGGAATCGTCCCCCAGCTCGGCCTGTTCGATGCGGACCAGGCGATCCGGATCGGCCATCGCCTGGGCTCGCGCGGCGTTCCGGACCAGGTCGACGAATGGGCCGCCGAGGGCCTCGGTGACCCCCCCGCCGACGATGATGATCTCCGGCCCGAGCACGTTCATGAGCCCTCCCAACGCCAGCCCCAGGAACCGGGCGGCGCGGTCGACCTCGTGCACGGCGACCGGATCTCCCGACCGATAGGCGCCGGAGAGTTCCTTGCTCTTGAGCCGGGAGGTCTTGCTCTTGACCACGTCTCGGAGCGGGGTCGAGGCCCCCTTCTTGATCGCCTTATAGACCCGTCGGGTGATCGCCGTCCGGCTGGCGACCGCCTCCAGGCACCCCTTCCGGCCGCAGCCGCATTTCGGGCCGTCGGCCTTGACGATCAGGTGACCGATCTCTCCGGCGTTGCCGGTCACTCCCGTGACGATCCGGCCGTCCCGAATCAGGCAACCGCCGATCCCGGTGCCGACGAACGCGGCGAGCACGTCGCGATACCCCCGGCCGGCGCCGAGCTTGAACTCGCCGTAGCCGCCGACCCTCACGTCGTTCTGCACGGCGACCGGCGTGCCGAAGGCTTCCTCGAGCGTTCCCTTGAGGGGGAAGTCGGTGACGTTGAGATTGGGGCTCGACCGGATCACCCCGGCATCCACGTCGAGCGGGCCGGGAGAGCCGATCCCGATCGCCGACAGGCGCTCCGGCCCGATCCCGGCGACCTGCAACGCGTCCCGGCCCGCCGAGACGAGCGCCTCTCGGAGCGCCTCCGGCCCTTCACGGGCGGGGGTCGACTCCTTGGCCCGGCCCACGATCCGGTGCTGATCGTCGACCACGCCGGCCAGGATTTTCGTGCCCCCTAGGTCGATCCCCAGGACAAGGGACCCTTCGGCTGGCGTGGTCATCGTCCGCGCTCCGTGATGGGTGTTGGGCTCGGTGGCCGTCGTCGCGACCGAGCAAGGTCGTCTCGTCCTCGGATGCGCGGGAACTCGGCAATCCGCGTTCCCGTCGCGAGGGGGTCCCCCGCTCAATCATCGAGTTGCAAGGCCATCTGATGCGACAGGTCCCGGGCCAACTGGAGCCGATCCCGGGGGATGACAATCCCCGACCCGGCGATCGCCTCGAGGTGGGAGAGGAGCCGGGGGCTCGAACGGAGGCCGATCCGCTTCACGGCCCATCGGGCCGTCGCCTCGACCTCGTACGAACCCGGGCCCGGATGATCCAGCGCGAGGATGAGCCATGCGAGGAAATCATACCGATCGTGTCGTACCAGCGACGAGATCGGGGGGGAGATTCCGGGGGCCTCCGATTTCCTCCATAGTGCCAGCTCGGTCCATCGGGCCTCCGAAGTCTTCCCGCCCCAGTGGAACTCCGTGAGGGCCCGGATGCAGGACCATCGATCGGCTTCCGGACCGGGGAGACTGGCCTCGGGGCCAGACGCGGAGGAGGCGAAGTCCACTCGACCCTCCCCGAGTTCCGGGAGCAAATCCGGATCATCCCGGACGGTCGCTGAGGGCCGACCGGGCCCCCGCACGCACAACCAGGCCTCGATGGGGTTCAGGCACCGGGGAGAGGGGAGCGGGGCCATCGGGATGATCCCGGGGAAGGCGACCCGAAGGTCGACGGTGCCGTCCCCCCGGGATTCCCCGAGCCACCAGCGGAGACCGCCTACCGTCCTCAGGTCGCCGGCGAATTCGGGGACGACGGCGGCGAGCCTCGGGCCGTCGCAGGAGTTGAGCAGCACCTCAAAGAACCGGGCGGAGTGCGTCCCCTTGTCCAACGATCGGTCCCAGCCTCGGGCCACATCGCCCGCGAGGCGAGCATGCTGCGAACGCAGGTCGCGTCCCACGTCGCGATCGAGGGCCCGATAGGCCCGCTCGTCCCGCAGCAAGCCCGATCGCAGGTCCCAGGCCGCCTGGGGGTCGGCCGACCGCCGGCTGGTCTCGGACACGACCGCAGAGGCGAGCCCGTCCTCCGGCCAGGACCGGTCGCCCGATCGATCGACCCCCAGCCAGGAGACCACGAGACCGAGGCATTCGATCCAGAGTTCCGGGTCGGGGAGGAATTGGAGCAAGAGCCCGGTGATCGGCCCTGCCATCTCGTCCAGGCCGTCCGCCCCGGCGTCGAACGCCCCCGGCCACCGCTCCGCGCAGCGGACGAAGATCGGCTTGCTCTCGTCGAACTGGCCGCAAGCCAGGTGGTCGATCAATCGCCCCAACACCGGGGCCCGATCCCCGGCCGGGAGTCGGTCGAGCAAGGCGTCTCCGGGCATCGACGGCCGGCCTTCGAGCAGCAGACCGATGGCATCGGCGTCGTCGAGCAGGGCAATAGCCTGGCCGGTAAGCCCGGTCTCGTCTCGGACCGTGGCGAGCCATCGTCGGAGGACCTCGCCCCGGGCCCCGATGCGGGTCGCCAGGTCGTAAGGAGAGGCGACCACCCGGAGGTAGTGCTCGATCCACCGAGTCGAGGTCGGCCGGTCGGCTTCGCGGATCCGGAGCAACAGATCCTCCACCGTCCAGGAATAGGCCTCCGGGGAGGAACCGGGAGCGGAGGAAACCTCCAGGCAGACCCGGGCCAGTTGGGGCATGAGATCCTTCGGCGTTCGGTCCCGGAGGGCATCCCACTCGACCCGGTCGAACTCGTGGGCGAGGAGGCGACGGATCGCGGGGGAGAGCCAGTCCTCCCCGTCCCGTGAGGCTCTGCGCAAGGCCCAGCGCTCGAAGACAGCCCGGGACTCGGGATCGCCCCGCTCCAGGAGCCGGGCAAGCGGGATCGATTCCCGATCCTCCCCGGCCGCCTCCGCGATCAGGTCGAGCACGGTCGGGAGGCTTTCTCGGGATTGCCCGGTCACCAGACCGAGGACCTCCACGAGTGCATCCTCCTTTCCCTCCACACGCAAGAGATCGACGGCCACTCGCGCCTTCAACGGGAGCAGGACCCCGAGATCGATCGCGTCTCGACGCTCCAACCATTGGAGGGCCGACCGGCCCGCCTCGGCCGGGACGGATCGGATCAGGCCGTCCAGGAACCGGGCGAGTGCGTCCGCGGGGGCGATCCTCCGGAGTGCCGCGTTGAGCATCTGCTCACGCTGGGGGGATTGATATCGGATCCAGAAGCGGGCGGCGAGCCGCCCCCAGTCGGCCGAATCCCGGACGCCCTCCTCATCCCAGGTCTCGGGGGCAAGGACCATCGACCAGAACGCCTCGTGCGATGCCTTTTCCCTCGGGATCTCTCCGACCTGAGGATCCCACCAGCGCGGGCCCCGGGCCCGGGCGAGCTCCCCCGCGAGGCCCGCCGCGGAGGCCCAGGCGGCCTGTCGGGCGAGCCGGGACCAGTCCAGGTCCGGGGCCAGTCCGGAATCGGGTTGCCTGACGGCTTCCTCCATTCCGATCAACCCGTCGAGCCAGGAGTCGGACCAGAGGATCGAAGGATCCTCCGGTCGTCGGGCCGATCGGGCCCGGGCGTCGGTCCGGACCCACGCCTCGGCGTCCCGGGGCGAACGCCGGATGAACCAGGAAGCGAGGATCGAGGCCCAGGCAGGCGGGGTCGTCTCGGGCTCGAACCGACCGGCGCTCAGATCGACGATTGGGCCGAGGCCGGCGAGGAGGGCGCGATTGAGCATCGGAGACGGGACCGTCCCGTGGATGCGGAACCCGCTCAACTCCTCGGGACGGTCGTGATACGTCGAGAACGTCAACTCGGCCCGGAGCACCTCGGGGAACGCGAATGTCGCCGCGGCGACGCGGGGGCCGAGCCGATCCGACCGGTCGATCAGGAAGAGGGTCCGGCCGGATCGGACAGCCTCGGCCACGGCGGCGAGGAGACGGGCAAGCGTCTCGGGGTCGAGATCGAACGTCGGCGAGACGTGCTCGAAGTCCGGGGGGGCGGACAGGTCATCCCGGCCGACCGTCAGCGGTTCCGGCCGTCGGCCCCGGCTCGGCTCCGGGTCGGAGCGTCTCCAGAAGGGGCGAGCGAAGAGCCCGGCAGGCCATCCGGCGAGGGCGGCTAAGTCCTCGGGGTCGAGCCGGAGCCCGTGCGCGAAATGGCCGCCGGGGCGTCCCCACTGGCCGCGCTCGGTCTCATATTCCCGACCCCTGGGTTCGAGCCAGGCGACCTCGGCCGTCGCCCCGAGTCGGCGGTATCGGAGCGTCCCCGGGGCCAGTACCTTGCCGTTCGACCCCGGCAGGAAGGGGCGGAGGGCCAGGTGGCGAACGTCCCCCGAGGCGGGGTATCCGGCCCCGATCCGCTTGATCTGGAACCCGTTGCTCGCCCCGAGGCCGTAGCCCATCGGGCATTGCGTGTAATAGATTTGCTCCATCCCGGCCCGAGCTCTCCGGCGGTCGACGGGGGTCGTTCGTCCCATCATAGCCGATGGAGACGCCTCGGGGTTGGGGCCCGGCCGGGCCGACCGGCCCGAAGGGTGGAGGGCGCCCCCCTATCGGGATCGCCCGCCCTGCTGGGCCGCAGAGAGCCCCCGGTGGGGGGTGGGGGCCTCGGGGGTCTTCAGGACCTGAGGGATCAGCTCGTCGATCGTCACGTCCCAGTTCATCTGGCCGATCGCGACGACCGCCTTGTTCTTCTTAGGGTCGATCCGGACCACCCGGCCCGGCCGGTCGTAGCCGAGCCGGGGCACGACGACGCGATCGCCGGGCTGGAGCCGGGCCCGGGAATCGGCGAGCCGGGCGTCCCGCTCGGCCTGGGACTGGAGGTCGGCGAGCTTCTGCGCGAGGGCGGCCCGGGTGCGCTCCGCCTCGGCCTGCTGGGCCATGGCCTCCTGTCGGGCCTGCTCGGCCTCGGATCGCATCCGCTGGACGGCTTCCCACTCGGGGGTGTCTTCCCCGGACTGTCGGCGACGGTCGAGGTACCAGGAGGCGCGGTCGACCAGGTGGGGGGGCATCGAGAGGCGTCGGGCGATCTGGAGCGCGTTCGAGGCGCCGATGTCGCCGATATGGACGCGGTAGCGGGGCTGGAGCGTCTCCACGTCGAACTCGACGGCGGCGTTCTCGGCCCGGGGGTTCGAGAAGGCATAGGTCTTCAGGTCGCCGATGTGGGTGGTGACGATCGCCCGGCATCCGGTGTTGTCCAGCTCGTCGAGGATCGCCCGGCCGAGCGCGGCCCCCTCGGCCGGATCCGTGCCCGCACCGACCTCGTCCATCAAGACCAGCGACCGATCCGTCGCCTTGCGGAGGATCTCGGTGATCCGCCGGATGTGCGAGGAGAAGGTCGAGAGGGACTGCTCGAGGCTTTGCTCGTCGCCGATGTCGGCCAGCACGTCGTCCAGGACCGTCACCTGCGACCCCTGCTTCGCCGGGATGTGCATCCCGCACTGGGCCATGACCGCCAGCAAGCCGACGGTCTTCAAGGCCACCGTCTTGCCCCCCGTGTTCGGCCCGGTGATGACGAGTAGGTTGAACTGGAGCCCCAGGTGCAAGTCGATCGGCACGACCTCGCGGGTCGGGATGTCCGGCCTCGATCGGGATGGTTCGGCCTCCGACCCCGGCGTCCGAGTCGAGGCCGCCGGGCCCGACCCGCCCGCCTCGCCCCGCTCGCGTCGCCGTTGCTCGACCGGTCGTCCCGAGAGGCCCCCCTTCAGCTCCTGCTCGCTCTCGAACGGCTCGGGCTCAGGGAGGCGTCGGAAGGTGACGGTCGGTCCGGCACTCGGCGTCTCGTCCGACCCCGCCTCGCCGAGGTCGGCCGGGCGGCCGACCGGGGGCTGGAACAGGTCCCGGTCGAACCGGAATTCGGGGGGAGCGACCCAGGGGACACGGCTGCCGACCGGCAATTCGTGGAAGCCTCGAACCGGGCCGGTCGACTCCGGGGGCCTGGCGATCGTACCCACCGGGGGTTGGTGGAAGCCGACGGCGAAGCCTCCCGACCCGGTGTCCGACTCGCCGTTGCCCGGGCCGTCCGCCCCGCCCTCGCCGTCTGCCGGATCTGCGTCGCTCGCCTGCCTCGCTTCGGCCTCGGCCTCGGCCCGGAGGCGTTTGGTCTCTTCGCGGAACAGGTGCTCGAGGATCGGGTGTCGGGCACCCCGGAGGAGGATGCGCCCCTCGGTATTCAGGTCGGGCGGGGTCATCCGGTAGTCGAGGCTGAATCGGCCCCGGCAGAGGACGAGGTCCAGCCCGGCCATCACGTCGAGGGTGGTGCCGAGCGGCTCGGCCACCTGGCCGACCTGGGCGCTGAGCCATCGGAGGATCCGGCGGACCTCCTTCGTCTCTTTCGACCTGAGGTATGAGAGCTGCGCGGATTGCTCGGCCACCGCCTGGGGCTCGATGTAGACCGTCTCGTTGCTGGCACTGGTCCGGTGGACCGACCCCTTCAGCTCACCCCGATGGTCCCGGGCGACGGGGAGGACGTAGTGCTGGCCGACGACGGTGAAATTCGGGTATCGGAGGATCCGGCGGATCTCGGGGGACCGGAGCATCCGTCGGAGCGTCTCCTGGATCCGCTCCTCCGCGACCCCGATCTCGCGGCGGATCTCCGAGAGGCGTCGGCTGGCGGTGTCGAGGACGATCCCCCTCGCATCCAGGCAGCCGTCGATCGCATTGGCCACGCCGGAGAACTCGCCGACCTCCTGCTTCAGTGCGCCGAGCCTGGGGAACGAGTCGCCGATCCGGGACAGCCAACGGTCGACGTCGGCGATGATCCGCAAGGTCGAGGCGATGTCGGCCAGCTCCTCGGCGTCGAGCGTGGCGCCGATGGCGGCCCGACGGACGGCGCCCCGCACGTCGATCAGCCCGGCGAGGGGCGGGGAGAGCCCGGCGGCCAGCGCGTCGGTCATCTCGGTCGTCAACGCCTGGCGATGGCGGATCTCCCCCGGGTCGGTGCTCGGCTCGATGGCGAGCGCGGCCTCCCGGCCCAGCGGCGAGGCCGCGTAGGAGGCGACCAGCGATCGGACGCGGCCGAATTGGAGCAACTCCAGCGTATGCGTATCCATGACACCTCGACGACACGGCCCCCTCGGGCCGGGTTCGGGACGATCCGGCTCGTGCAACGGGTCAGCAGCGGTGCAATCCCCGAGCCGATTGTCTCACGAAGCCGGAAGGGTCCGCCAGTCGAGTCGTCGGGCGATCAGGCGTCCGATTACATCGGGGGAGCGGCCTCGCCGAGCCGAGACCGTGCGAGCTGGTCCCACTGGTCGACCTCGAAGCCGAGGTCCTCGCCGGTGACCTCCTTCAGGGCCTGGTAGCTGGCCGCCCGGATGGCGGGATCGGGATTGCACATCCCCTCGACCAGCGAGAGGCCGATCCGGGGGTCGACCTGCTCCAGCGTCCCCATCGCCTCGATCGCGGCGACCCGACAGTCCCGGCTGACGTCGGTCGCCATGACCCGGGCGAGGATCGTCCCATCCTCGGCCGTGCCGATCCGGCCGAGGGAGCGGCAGGCCTGCGCGCGGACGATGGGGTCATCCGCCAGCGCCGCCTTGCGGAGTGCGGTGAGGGCCTCGGGTCGGTCGAGGGCGCCGAGGGTCCGGCAGATGGCCGCCTGGGTCGCGACCGACTCCTGGCCCCCTTCCAGCGCGGCGACCAGTTCGCGGACGGCCTCGGTCTTCTGCGACTCGTCGTCGTAGCAACTCGGGTCGGCGAGCTTGGTGAAGGCGGCGTATCGGACGTTGGGATCTTCGCTCTCCCGGACGTGCCTCAGGAAGCTCGACGCGGTGGTGCCGATGAAACCGACCCCTCCGCAGCCGGTGGAGAACGCAGCGAGGCAGAGGACGATCGGCAGGAGGGCCGATCCGGTCAGTCGGGGACTGCGGCCATCCATTGCGGGGCCCCCACCGCCCATCGGCGGATCGAGTCGAGGGAAGTCCGGGACGATCGACGCCACCCTCCGGGGGCGAGGCATCGCCGGCCGGGGATGATTGTCGCCGGAGGCCGAAGGGTCAAGGCCAGCTCGAAGAGGCCCCGGACGTCAGGTCGGTGGCCCTGTCCCGCCTCCCCCTCTTTCTCGCCGGCTCGGAGCCGATCGACTCGGTCGTCCGGGAGCTCTTCGGGGGACCGGGGGCATCGGGCAAACCATCGCTTGACGCTCGATGCTCGACACGCACGGCAGCTTCGGCTGCGTGACGACCACTTCCGTCCTGTTCTTCGAGGACCCCGGTTGGATGGGAGATTCACCAATCCTCGGAGCCAGCCTCTGCCTCGACAACGAGGCGGGCTCCTCCGACACGACCTGCTGGGACGAGGCCATCTTGCTGAACCGACCCAGTCTTCGGATCGTCGAAGCACGTCTGGCAGACGCTCCCCGAAGGACGTCGCCTTTGAAGCCTGCGAGCAGATTGCCCGACCGAACCGGTCCCGAGGCTCCAGGACGATCGGGGGCGTCTCAAAGCCGATCTGAGAGCTTGTTACGGCGGCAAGGACGGCCGATTCGGCGACGCCTCGCTCCGGGCCGGAGCGGAGATGGCCGTCCACAACGGCCCAATGGCCCGGCTCGTGAACGTGCCGAGCGTAACTTCCGAAGCCCTGTCGGGGTGGCCGACCGGCGTTCGAACCGAGAAGATTCCGACGATCCCGCCGGTCGAGCGGCGACCGGCGGGATCGAGTTCCGGATTCCTCGAGCCAGGCTTAGCCCTTCGAGGCGAGGTGCTTCTTACCCGCGGCGGTGGTCATGAAGGGGACGACGCCCGTCTCCTTGTTCTTGGCCCCGGCCTTGACGAGCTTCAGTTCGCGGAGCTTCTCGATCGATCGCAGCTCGGTCTTCTGGGAGGGGGTGTAGCCGCCCTCCCCGGCCGACTCGATCTGATTGAGAATCTTCTCCTGGGCCTCGCTGAGCTTCAGCGGCTTCTTGGCGGGCGCCTTGGCCGCCGGCTTGGTCTTGGCGGCCGACTCGGCCGCGGGGGCCTTGGTCGCCTTGACCGTCGGGGCCTTGCGGGCGGTGGTCTTCTTCGCGGTCGGCTTCTTGGTCGCAGTCTTCTTCGCCGCCATCGTCTCTCACCCTCAGTGGAAAGGAACCGTATGGGCCGGAACCGGTCCACCGGCCATGCTGCTGAGTTTCTTAGCGAAATATATCACGCCTGGGAAGACGGCGAACTGGCGAGGACGACGCTTTTCCCGCGGGATCCGGGCCCCGAGACACCAAACAACGGCATGTCATGCTCGATCGCAAAAATGATCATGAAATCGAGATTAAAAATTCACCACAATGGCAATCTCCAATCAGCGTCGCGGATTCCCCGGATTTTCCGCGGCGAACCGAGATCAACACCGACACCAGGCCCCGGGAATCCACCGCCAATCCCGTCCAGCGTCGCCAGCGTCACCCGGGATCGAACGTCCCGGAAAAAAAATCGCGGCCCGGGTGCGATTTTCCGTCGGCACCCGCCCGACGGGGTGCAAGGCCGACCCTGACGGCCCATCAAGACGTGCGGCGTTTCGCGGACGAGCGAGGCCCGGCGACCCGTCGTCACGTGCCGACCCCCTCACGCGAGGACGACCTTCTCCCGACCCTCGACGACCGCTCGAGTCGCGTTCCTCGTGTCCACGACGAGCCGCGCGTGGCGGACGACGAAGGCCCAGTCATAGGACGAGTGGTCGGTGCAGATCAGGACGCAATCCTGCGACGCCAGCACCTCGGCCGACAGCGAGACGCTCTGCAGGCGGATCGAATGGTGCCGCATCGGCGGCAGGGAGGGGATGTGCGGGTCGTGATAGGAGACCACGGCACCGCCCTCCCGGAGGCGTTCGAGCAATTCGAAGGCAGGGCTCTCCCTCGGGTCGTCGACGTCCTTCTTGTAGGCGGCGCCGAGCACGAGCACCCGGCTCCCCTTCAGCGGCTTGCGATCGTCATTGAGGGCTGAGACGACCTTGCCGATCACGAAGGACGGCATGCCCGTGTTAATCTCCCCGGCCAACTCGATGAAGCGGGTCGACTGGCCGAACTTGCGGGCGACCCAGGACAGATAGAACGGGTCGATCGGGATGCAATGCCCACCCAGACCCGGGCCGGGATAGAACGCCTGGAAGCCGAACGGCTTGGTCTTCGCCGCCTCGATCACCTCCCAGACGTCGATCCCCATGCGGTCGTAGAGCACTTTCAACTCGTTGACCAGCGCGATGTTCACCGACCGGTACGTGTTCTCCAGGATCTTGCACGCCTCGGCCACCTCGCAGGACGAGACGGGGACGACGCTCGGCACGACGGCCCCGTACAGTACCCCGGCGATCGCGGCGGCCGTCGGGTCCATCCCGCCGACGACCTTGGGGATCAATCCCGCCGAGTGGCCCGGGTTCCCCGGATCCTCCCGCTCGGGGCTGTAGGCGAGGAAGAAGTCGACCCCGGAGACCAACCCACCGGCCTCGAGTACGGGACGGAGCACGTCCCTCGTCGTCCCGGGGTAGGTCGTGCTCTCCAGGACGACGAGGTGCCCACGCCGGAGCGACCGGCTGATCGCCCG carries:
- a CDS encoding endonuclease MutS2, whose protein sequence is MDTHTLELLQFGRVRSLVASYAASPLGREAALAIEPSTDPGEIRHRQALTTEMTDALAAGLSPPLAGLIDVRGAVRRAAIGATLDAEELADIASTLRIIADVDRWLSRIGDSFPRLGALKQEVGEFSGVANAIDGCLDARGIVLDTASRRLSEIRREIGVAEERIQETLRRMLRSPEIRRILRYPNFTVVGQHYVLPVARDHRGELKGSVHRTSASNETVYIEPQAVAEQSAQLSYLRSKETKEVRRILRWLSAQVGQVAEPLGTTLDVMAGLDLVLCRGRFSLDYRMTPPDLNTEGRILLRGARHPILEHLFREETKRLRAEAEAEARQASDADPADGEGGADGPGNGESDTGSGGFAVGFHQPPVGTIARPPESTGPVRGFHELPVGSRVPWVAPPEFRFDRDLFQPPVGRPADLGEAGSDETPSAGPTVTFRRLPEPEPFESEQELKGGLSGRPVEQRRRERGEAGGSGPAASTRTPGSEAEPSRSRPDIPTREVVPIDLHLGLQFNLLVITGPNTGGKTVALKTVGLLAVMAQCGMHIPAKQGSQVTVLDDVLADIGDEQSLEQSLSTFSSHIRRITEILRKATDRSLVLMDEVGAGTDPAEGAALGRAILDELDNTGCRAIVTTHIGDLKTYAFSNPRAENAAVEFDVETLQPRYRVHIGDIGASNALQIARRLSMPPHLVDRASWYLDRRRQSGEDTPEWEAVQRMRSEAEQARQEAMAQQAEAERTRAALAQKLADLQSQAERDARLADSRARLQPGDRVVVPRLGYDRPGRVVRIDPKKNKAVVAIGQMNWDVTIDELIPQVLKTPEAPTPHRGLSAAQQGGRSR
- a CDS encoding HEAT repeat domain-containing protein, whose product is MDGRSPRLTGSALLPIVLCLAAFSTGCGGVGFIGTTASSFLRHVRESEDPNVRYAAFTKLADPSCYDDESQKTEAVRELVAALEGGQESVATQAAICRTLGALDRPEALTALRKAALADDPIVRAQACRSLGRIGTAEDGTILARVMATDVSRDCRVAAIEAMGTLEQVDPRIGLSLVEGMCNPDPAIRAASYQALKEVTGEDLGFEVDQWDQLARSRLGEAAPPM
- a CDS encoding nucleotide sugar dehydrogenase is translated as MTTTELGTWTHRITAREATVAVIGLGYVGLPLVELFSVAGFRVLGVDIDREKVDRLNRGESYIRHVDSSRVEAMRATGRFEATADFSRLDEADAILICVPTPLGQHREPDLSPVVNTGRAISRSLRRGHLVVLESTTYPGTTRDVLRPVLEAGGLVSGVDFFLAYSPEREDPGNPGHSAGLIPKVVGGMDPTAAAIAGVLYGAVVPSVVPVSSCEVAEACKILENTYRSVNIALVNELKVLYDRMGIDVWEVIEAAKTKPFGFQAFYPGPGLGGHCIPIDPFYLSWVARKFGQSTRFIELAGEINTGMPSFVIGKVVSALNDDRKPLKGSRVLVLGAAYKKDVDDPRESPAFELLERLREGGAVVSYHDPHIPSLPPMRHHSIRLQSVSLSAEVLASQDCVLICTDHSSYDWAFVVRHARLVVDTRNATRAVVEGREKVVLA